In Flavobacterium endoglycinae, one DNA window encodes the following:
- a CDS encoding GLPGLI family protein, whose translation MINRIIIILIFFITFNSFAQIQNGRIKYGVTIEMIEGFKGSVLERLYTESMNNAKYLSFTLDFDKERAVFSYNDDLAVGNTDVGLSKVSAGYMNEVYQNKEFSLCPVNGFGKYLLKTDAIKDWVLENETKEIEGFQCYKATSSKKVIHTEKTFIFPIIAWYCPKIPVSFGPNGYGNLPGLILELQVRNVVYGVKKIDLNLSKPPILGKPQDYSIINQEEFDEIIMKQMKNRNSVNEFKKPDDKF comes from the coding sequence ATGATAAATAGAATAATTATCATCTTGATTTTTTTTATAACGTTTAATTCTTTTGCCCAAATTCAAAATGGTAGAATTAAATATGGAGTAACAATTGAAATGATAGAAGGATTTAAAGGATCTGTATTAGAGAGGTTATATACAGAATCAATGAATAATGCTAAATACTTAAGTTTTACATTGGATTTTGATAAAGAGAGAGCAGTTTTTTCCTATAATGATGATTTAGCAGTTGGAAATACAGACGTTGGATTATCTAAAGTTAGTGCTGGTTATATGAATGAGGTATATCAAAATAAAGAGTTTTCTCTTTGCCCTGTTAATGGTTTTGGCAAGTATCTTTTAAAAACTGATGCCATAAAAGATTGGGTACTAGAAAATGAAACAAAAGAAATTGAAGGATTTCAATGTTATAAAGCAACTTCTAGTAAAAAAGTGATACATACTGAAAAAACTTTCATTTTTCCTATAATTGCTTGGTATTGTCCAAAGATTCCTGTTTCGTTTGGACCTAATGGATATGGCAATCTGCCTGGTCTGATATTAGAATTACAAGTACGAAACGTTGTTTACGGAGTCAAAAAAATTGATTTGAATTTATCAAAGCCACCGATTTTGGGGAAGCCACAGGACTATTCTATAATTAATCAAGAAGAATTTGACGAAATAATAATGAAACAAATGAAAAATAGAAATTCTGTAAATGAGTTTAAAAAACCTGATGATAAGTTTTAG
- a CDS encoding GLPGLI family protein, with protein MIDKLINIVFISSFISFGQVQNGKVEYGVSIEMIDGFIGTRAEKSYGESISNAKYLSFSLNFDKERAIFSFNEGLAIDNSDLFMSKVAAGYMNEVYQYKDFSLCAVFGFGNYVLKTDAIKDWVLENETKEIEGFLCYKATSTKKVNNGKGSFVFPIIAWYCPKIPVSFGPNGYGNLPGLILELQVRNVVYGVKKIDLNLSKPPILGKPQDYPIINQEEFDEIIMKQMKNRNSINGFKKPDDKF; from the coding sequence ATGATAGATAAATTAATTAATATAGTTTTTATAAGTTCTTTTATTTCTTTTGGACAAGTACAAAATGGCAAAGTTGAATATGGAGTTAGTATCGAAATGATAGATGGCTTTATAGGAACTAGAGCAGAAAAGTCATATGGTGAATCTATTAGCAATGCGAAGTACTTGTCTTTTTCATTAAATTTTGATAAAGAAAGAGCGATTTTTTCTTTCAATGAAGGTTTAGCAATTGACAATTCTGACCTTTTTATGTCTAAAGTGGCTGCTGGTTATATGAATGAGGTGTATCAATATAAAGATTTTTCGCTTTGCGCTGTTTTCGGTTTTGGTAATTATGTGCTAAAAACAGACGCGATAAAAGATTGGGTACTAGAAAATGAAACTAAAGAAATTGAAGGTTTTCTATGTTATAAAGCAACTTCAACTAAAAAAGTAAATAATGGCAAAGGAAGTTTTGTCTTTCCAATTATTGCTTGGTATTGTCCCAAAATTCCTGTTTCATTTGGACCTAATGGATATGGCAATCTGCCTGGTCTGATATTAGAATTACAAGTACGAAACGTTGTTTACGGAGTCAAAAAAATTGATTTGAATTTATCAAAGCCACCGATTTTAGGGAAGCCACAGGACTATCCTATAATTAATCAAGAAGAATTTGACGAAATAATAATGAAACAAATGAAAAACAGGAATTCTATTAATGGTTTTAAAAAACCTGATGATAAGTTTTAG
- a CDS encoding TonB-dependent receptor, with product MIKVALFFLLPIICFSQVKTLRGTISSETDVFLESANVIARPLQDKAGVRFAITDNKGRYLLELDKNIDYEIVASYIGFKDELLVLKSNSDMTTYNFKLQSSGEKLKEIVIKHEYKAIEIKKDTITFNVKSFANGNERKMKEILEKLPGVEVDKNGTVTVQGKKVTQMLVEGKAFFGGGSKLAVENIPADALEKIEVIDNFNEVGFMKKVSDSEDLAMNVKLKEEKKKFVFGDLEGGLGVGVDKSNLLHSGLFYYAPKLNISFIGDVNNIGKSTFTYSDLRRFTGGTSNYIIKKKTSNDLLYELTKDNVDVVENKSQFEALNISYNFSAKFNVSVYSIFSKVLTETKNIIQNEYLENNDQTFENKIEINNDRNTLNITNLKLDYMPDKNQKWLYNGQFQLGVNNLNGVLNSSTITNSNVFKTISNTDNKSFKQYLEWHKNYSMSHIQTFAIHQFYEDIKPQNQWLTDKPFLMGVLPLEKDMMYNIEQLKQLKRNTIDAVFKHYWIINNHNHLYLNIGNTFETSNFETSEKQLLSDNTINDFINAGFGNKTRYQFADVYGGLECKFKIRKWANKVGLYYHWYNSKTEQLSGNYNFSRKIVLPQWNSEFEFNQSEKITFNYKLETNFSEVPSLSDGFTLQKYNLVYKGNASLENGKFHSFNVFYNKMNLYKGLWLNVFSNYTKRTSIIRNEVIVNGINQYNSPFLGNDPETSILLNGSVAKKIYRFELKLNANLNWLSYYQKLNNVVTLNERNAQNLGLTFRTVYKEWPNFNLRYEKGFSHFSGLTISNYKSDAINGNFDITFFKFWSYKLEYQNLKNINSNNQSNFYEITNTSLRYQKKNSPFGFELICNNLFNIQQKNSYSFSDYVISQQSAYILPRVLMFSMGYKI from the coding sequence ATGATTAAAGTTGCCCTTTTCTTTTTACTTCCTATAATTTGTTTTTCTCAAGTAAAAACTTTAAGAGGGACAATATCTTCTGAAACAGATGTTTTTTTAGAATCAGCTAATGTGATTGCTAGACCTTTGCAGGATAAAGCAGGTGTAAGGTTTGCCATAACCGACAATAAGGGACGATATCTTTTAGAGCTCGATAAAAATATAGATTACGAAATTGTTGCTTCCTATATTGGTTTTAAAGATGAATTGTTAGTGCTTAAATCTAATTCAGACATGACAACATATAATTTTAAGTTACAGTCAAGTGGTGAAAAATTAAAGGAGATTGTCATAAAGCATGAATATAAAGCCATTGAAATAAAGAAAGACACTATTACTTTTAATGTTAAAAGTTTTGCGAATGGTAATGAACGCAAAATGAAAGAAATATTAGAGAAACTTCCTGGAGTTGAAGTTGATAAAAATGGAACTGTAACAGTTCAGGGAAAAAAAGTCACCCAAATGCTTGTAGAAGGAAAAGCTTTTTTTGGGGGAGGCTCTAAGTTGGCGGTTGAAAATATTCCGGCTGATGCTCTTGAAAAAATTGAAGTCATTGATAATTTTAATGAGGTCGGTTTTATGAAAAAAGTTTCTGACAGTGAAGATTTAGCTATGAATGTAAAGCTGAAGGAAGAAAAAAAGAAGTTTGTTTTTGGGGATCTTGAAGGAGGCTTAGGTGTTGGAGTTGATAAATCAAACTTGTTACATTCAGGATTATTTTACTATGCTCCTAAATTGAATATAAGTTTTATTGGAGACGTAAATAATATTGGAAAAAGTACTTTCACCTATAGTGATTTACGAAGATTTACAGGTGGAACAAGTAATTATATAATAAAAAAGAAAACTTCGAATGATTTGCTGTATGAACTTACCAAAGATAATGTTGATGTTGTTGAAAATAAATCACAATTTGAAGCTTTAAATATTAGTTATAATTTTTCTGCTAAATTTAATGTTTCAGTATATTCAATTTTTTCAAAGGTTTTAACAGAAACTAAAAACATTATTCAAAATGAATATTTAGAGAATAATGATCAGACTTTTGAAAATAAAATAGAAATTAATAACGACAGAAATACTTTAAATATTACCAATTTAAAATTGGATTACATGCCAGATAAGAACCAAAAATGGCTTTATAATGGGCAGTTCCAATTGGGAGTAAATAATTTAAATGGTGTTTTAAACTCGTCAACAATTACAAATTCAAATGTTTTCAAGACAATTAGTAATACAGATAATAAATCTTTTAAACAATATTTGGAATGGCATAAAAATTATAGTATGTCACACATTCAAACGTTTGCTATTCATCAATTTTACGAAGACATTAAGCCTCAAAATCAATGGTTAACTGATAAGCCTTTCTTAATGGGGGTGCTTCCATTGGAGAAAGATATGATGTATAATATTGAGCAATTAAAACAACTAAAAAGAAATACTATTGATGCTGTTTTTAAACATTATTGGATAATCAACAATCATAATCATCTGTATCTAAATATTGGAAATACATTTGAAACTTCAAATTTTGAAACTTCAGAGAAACAACTTTTAAGCGATAATACCATTAATGATTTTATTAATGCAGGTTTTGGAAATAAAACAAGATATCAATTTGCAGATGTTTATGGTGGTTTAGAGTGTAAATTTAAAATACGAAAATGGGCAAATAAAGTAGGATTATATTATCATTGGTACAATTCAAAAACAGAACAATTAAGTGGAAATTATAATTTTTCACGTAAAATAGTACTACCGCAATGGAATAGTGAATTTGAATTTAATCAATCAGAAAAAATAACATTTAATTACAAACTTGAAACAAACTTTTCAGAAGTGCCATCTCTTTCGGATGGTTTTACTCTCCAAAAATATAATTTAGTATATAAAGGAAATGCGTCGCTTGAAAATGGAAAATTTCATTCGTTTAATGTGTTTTATAATAAAATGAACCTCTATAAAGGACTTTGGTTAAATGTTTTTTCAAATTATACTAAGCGAACATCGATTATAAGAAACGAAGTAATTGTTAATGGGATTAATCAGTATAATTCGCCATTTTTAGGGAACGATCCAGAAACATCAATACTTTTAAATGGCAGCGTAGCAAAGAAAATATATCGATTTGAACTCAAACTAAATGCCAATTTAAATTGGCTAAGTTATTATCAAAAGCTAAATAATGTAGTAACGTTAAATGAGAGAAACGCTCAAAATCTGGGGTTGACTTTTAGGACAGTTTATAAAGAATGGCCAAATTTTAATTTAAGATACGAAAAAGGATTTAGTCATTTTAGTGGATTGACAATTTCAAATTATAAATCGGACGCTATAAATGGAAATTTTGACATTACATTTTTTAAATTTTGGAGCTATAAATTAGAATATCAAAATCTTAAAAACATCAACTCAAATAATCAGAGTAATTTTTACGAAATAACAAATACATCTTTACGATATCAAAAAAAGAATAGTCCCTTTGGATTTGAATTGATATGTAATAATTTGTTCAACATACAACAAAAAAATAGTTATTCGTTTTCTGATTATGTTATTAGTCAACAGTCAGCCTATATTTTGCCAAGAGTTCTGATGTTTTCTATGGGTTATAAAATATAA